The following are encoded in a window of Streptomyces sp. Go-475 genomic DNA:
- the cbiE gene encoding precorrin-6y C5,15-methyltransferase (decarboxylating) subunit CbiE: MADRVTVIGWDGSPLTAAASAALGAATLVAGAAHHLALPEVPAGAERIRLGSVALAARRIAAHRGTAVVLADGDPGFFGVVRTLRAPEFGLEVEVVPAVSSVAAAFARAGMPWDDAQVVVAHRRTLRRAVNVCRAHTKVAVLTSPGAGPAELGLLLEGVHRSFVICEELGTERERVSVVTSDKAADHTWRDPNVVIVLGGPARPDTAGETGWIAGPDPAAGPRGWSLPAEVYGGDLGEGETQLLRASQLARLGPRVGDLVWDIGCGSGAFAVEAARAGAAVLAVDSDRAACARTDATARRLGVQLQIVHGTAPHVLENLPEPDVVRVAGGGAAVVSAVADRRPQRIVTHAATRDAAELIGRDLTEHGYGVECALLQSVELDTRAWTEKERSVAFLLSGVLPKRGA; encoded by the coding sequence ATGGCCGACCGGGTCACGGTGATCGGCTGGGACGGTTCGCCGCTGACCGCCGCCGCGAGCGCCGCCCTCGGCGCCGCCACGCTCGTGGCCGGCGCAGCCCACCACCTGGCGCTCCCCGAGGTGCCCGCGGGCGCCGAGCGCATCCGCCTCGGCAGCGTCGCCCTCGCCGCCCGCCGCATCGCCGCCCACCGCGGCACGGCCGTCGTGCTCGCCGACGGCGACCCCGGCTTCTTCGGCGTCGTACGGACCCTGCGCGCCCCCGAGTTCGGCCTCGAGGTCGAGGTCGTCCCCGCCGTCTCCTCCGTCGCCGCGGCCTTCGCCCGCGCCGGCATGCCCTGGGACGACGCACAGGTGGTCGTCGCACACCGCCGCACCCTGCGACGCGCGGTGAACGTATGCCGCGCCCACACCAAAGTGGCCGTGCTCACCTCACCCGGCGCCGGTCCCGCCGAACTCGGCCTGCTCCTCGAGGGAGTCCACCGCTCCTTCGTCATCTGCGAGGAACTCGGCACCGAACGCGAGCGGGTCAGCGTCGTCACCTCCGACAAGGCCGCCGACCACACCTGGCGCGACCCCAACGTCGTCATCGTCCTCGGCGGCCCGGCCCGGCCGGACACGGCGGGGGAGACCGGCTGGATCGCCGGACCCGACCCGGCCGCCGGACCGCGCGGCTGGTCCCTGCCCGCCGAGGTCTACGGCGGCGACCTCGGCGAGGGCGAGACCCAGCTGCTGCGCGCCTCCCAACTCGCCCGCCTGGGCCCCCGCGTCGGCGACCTCGTGTGGGACATCGGCTGCGGCAGCGGTGCCTTCGCCGTCGAGGCCGCCCGCGCCGGCGCCGCCGTCCTCGCCGTCGACAGCGACCGGGCCGCCTGCGCCCGCACCGACGCCACCGCCCGCCGTCTCGGCGTCCAGCTCCAGATCGTGCACGGCACCGCCCCGCACGTCCTGGAGAACCTCCCCGAACCGGACGTCGTCCGTGTCGCCGGCGGGGGAGCGGCCGTCGTCTCGGCCGTCGCCGACCGGCGCCCGCAGCGCATCGTCACGCACGCCGCCACCCGCGACGCCGCCGAACTCATCGGCCGCGACCTGACGGAGCACGGCTACGGCGTCGAGTGCGCCCTGCTCCAGTCCGTCGAACTCGACACCCGGGCCTGGACGGAGAAGGAACGGAGCGTCGCGTTCCTGCTCAGCGGCGTCCTGCCGAAGCGCGGCGCCTGA
- a CDS encoding serine/threonine-protein kinase — translation MNMAMMRLRREDPRVVGSFRLHRRLGAGGMGVVYLGSDKKGQRVALKVIRPDLAEDQEFRSRFAREVSAARRIRGGCTARLVAADLDADRPWFATQYVPGPSLHDKVAAEGPLGAADVAAVGAALSEGLVAVHEAGVVHRDLKPSNILLSPKGPRIIDFGIAWATGASTLTHVGTAVGSPGFLAPEQVRGAAVTPATDVFSLGATLAYASMGDSPFGHGSSEVMLYRVVHEEPQLHGVPDALAPLVRACLAKDPEERPSTLQLSMRLKEIAARESQDLAGVRPPAPRGGETDRLADTYPERTRRTQGQQGGAASGAQRGRGTPPPRGSSPAEDGVQPRRRSGAQGPGNPAGRATRGAAPAGGRSTPRGGAPSRSGSSGSRPTPTGRNGTRPGSGSRPAPHSGTGRSPSRNTGTGLRPANPRLLRQRLFVFVVVTLLVAVGIALVQGCQGPARGLGGDGAGVRQEHVQQDQAPRDYRP, via the coding sequence ATGAACATGGCGATGATGCGCCTGAGGCGCGAGGACCCGCGCGTCGTCGGCTCGTTCAGGCTTCACAGACGGCTCGGCGCGGGCGGAATGGGCGTGGTCTACCTCGGCTCCGACAAGAAGGGGCAGCGGGTCGCGCTCAAGGTCATCCGGCCGGATCTGGCGGAGGACCAGGAGTTCCGCTCGCGCTTCGCCCGTGAGGTCTCGGCGGCACGACGGATCCGCGGTGGATGCACGGCACGGCTCGTGGCGGCCGACCTCGACGCGGACCGGCCCTGGTTCGCGACGCAGTACGTCCCCGGCCCCTCCCTGCACGACAAGGTCGCCGCCGAGGGACCGCTCGGCGCGGCCGACGTCGCCGCCGTCGGTGCCGCGCTGTCGGAGGGCCTGGTCGCCGTGCACGAGGCCGGGGTGGTGCACCGGGACCTGAAGCCGTCCAACATCCTGCTGTCCCCGAAGGGGCCGCGGATCATCGACTTCGGCATCGCCTGGGCGACCGGCGCCTCGACGCTGACCCATGTCGGCACGGCGGTCGGCTCGCCCGGCTTCCTCGCACCGGAGCAGGTGCGCGGGGCGGCCGTCACCCCGGCCACGGACGTGTTCTCGCTGGGCGCCACACTCGCCTACGCCTCGATGGGCGACTCGCCCTTCGGGCACGGCAGTTCCGAGGTGATGCTGTACCGCGTCGTGCACGAGGAACCGCAGCTGCACGGCGTACCCGACGCGCTGGCTCCGCTGGTGCGGGCCTGCCTGGCGAAGGACCCCGAGGAGCGGCCCAGCACGCTCCAACTCTCCATGCGGCTCAAGGAGATCGCGGCCCGCGAGTCCCAGGACCTCGCCGGCGTGCGCCCGCCCGCGCCGCGCGGCGGCGAGACCGACCGGCTCGCCGACACCTACCCCGAGCGCACCCGGCGCACGCAGGGGCAGCAGGGCGGGGCGGCTTCCGGAGCGCAGCGGGGCCGCGGGACTCCTCCGCCCCGGGGGTCCTCGCCGGCGGAGGACGGCGTGCAGCCCCGGCGCAGGTCCGGCGCGCAGGGCCCGGGCAACCCCGCGGGCCGCGCGACCCGCGGCGCGGCTCCGGCGGGTGGCCGCAGCACCCCGCGCGGCGGCGCCCCGTCACGCTCCGGGAGCTCCGGGTCCCGGCCCACGCCCACCGGGCGCAACGGGACGCGGCCGGGCAGCGGCAGCCGTCCCGCCCCGCACAGCGGTACGGGGCGCTCGCCGTCCAGGAACACGGGGACCGGGCTGCGGCCCGCCAATCCGCGGCTGCTGCGGCAGCGGCTGTTCGTGTTCGTCGTGGTCACGCTGCTGGTGGCGGTCGGCATCGCGCTGGTGCAGGGCTGCCAGGGTCCGGCGCGCGGGCTCGGCGGTGACGGAGCCGGCGTGCGGCAGGAACACGTGCAGCAGGACCAGGCGCCGCGGGACTACCGGCCGTAG
- a CDS encoding zf-TFIIB domain-containing protein, with translation MQCPKCRAPMHTYNRNGVQIEQCSGCRGIFLDYGELESLTRLEAQWSQLAPPPPPAYPAPPAPAWGAPHGGHGHHGHHGHHRHKSFGHMLFSS, from the coding sequence ATGCAGTGTCCGAAGTGCCGTGCGCCGATGCACACCTACAACCGCAACGGTGTCCAGATCGAGCAGTGCAGCGGCTGCCGCGGGATCTTTCTCGACTACGGCGAGCTGGAGTCGCTGACCCGCCTGGAGGCCCAGTGGTCCCAGCTCGCCCCTCCGCCCCCGCCGGCCTATCCAGCCCCTCCGGCCCCCGCCTGGGGCGCCCCGCACGGCGGGCACGGTCACCACGGCCACCACGGTCACCACCGCCACAAGAGCTTCGGGCACATGCTGTTCTCGTCC
- a CDS encoding NUDIX domain-containing protein produces the protein MEQREAIVVVLLRGERVLAIRRGPAVARPGYWQPLSGKVEPGETQERAVVREVREEVGLTVVPLAKVWESETDDRRFRLHWWTARADMGEVVPDPAEVAEARWVTPEEFLALDPVFEGDRAFFERILPGL, from the coding sequence GTGGAGCAGCGCGAGGCGATCGTCGTCGTCCTGCTGCGCGGGGAGCGCGTCCTCGCGATCCGGCGCGGCCCGGCCGTCGCACGCCCCGGCTACTGGCAGCCGCTCAGCGGCAAGGTGGAACCGGGGGAGACGCAGGAGCGGGCCGTCGTCCGCGAGGTGCGCGAGGAGGTCGGCCTCACCGTCGTGCCGCTGGCCAAGGTGTGGGAGTCGGAGACCGACGACCGGCGCTTCCGCCTCCACTGGTGGACCGCCCGCGCGGACATGGGCGAGGTGGTCCCCGACCCCGCCGAGGTCGCCGAGGCCCGCTGGGTCACGCCGGAGGAGTTCCTCGCCCTGGACCCGGTCTTCGAGGGCGACCGCGCGTTCTTCGAGCGGATCCTGCCGGGACTGTGA
- a CDS encoding GNAT family N-acetyltransferase: MTSTFPNISISTERLVLRPFEEPDIQAFADMMNDELVTAWTSVPQPYTEAHARAWITRQAPAERAEGRGIVFAVTEFLTQRLVGIVHLKNTDWRIRSSEMSYVIAPWARGEGYASEAALVTARWLFDDQKFERLELRTAADNTASQQVAQKIGCISEGVLRGAWIARTRTDNDEWTEVRTDLIVWSLLPEDLEGVGDQLPGGFTSFGDWN; this comes from the coding sequence ATGACGAGCACCTTCCCCAACATCTCCATCAGCACGGAGCGGTTGGTCCTGCGCCCCTTCGAGGAGCCAGACATCCAGGCGTTCGCCGACATGATGAACGACGAGCTCGTCACCGCCTGGACCTCCGTCCCGCAGCCCTACACCGAGGCCCACGCCCGCGCCTGGATCACCCGACAGGCCCCCGCGGAACGGGCCGAGGGCCGCGGCATCGTCTTCGCCGTCACCGAGTTCCTCACCCAGCGCCTCGTCGGCATCGTCCACCTCAAGAACACCGACTGGCGGATCCGCTCCAGCGAGATGTCCTACGTCATCGCCCCCTGGGCCCGCGGCGAGGGCTACGCCTCCGAGGCGGCGCTCGTCACCGCGCGGTGGCTCTTCGACGACCAGAAGTTCGAGCGCCTCGAACTGCGCACCGCGGCCGACAACACCGCCTCCCAGCAGGTCGCCCAGAAGATCGGCTGTATCAGCGAGGGAGTCCTGCGCGGCGCCTGGATAGCGCGGACCCGGACGGACAACGACGAGTGGACCGAGGTCCGCACCGACCTGATCGTCTGGAGCCTGCTTCCCGAGGACCTGGAAGGCGTCGGCGACCAGCTGCCCGGCGGCTTCACGTCCTTCGGCGACTGGAACTGA
- the cobT gene encoding nicotinate-nucleotide--dimethylbenzimidazole phosphoribosyltransferase, translating to MTDTGQVPGEGLPESAGTVDQPGAPAQGAYAYLSDNTAEDEDLLLLPGAQGAWGNEVPPPAPEPVVEAVHEPGPHEISGRDSGSVDLSGVRLPDPPPIPPITPRRPLHLGPPLPDSSASPVRSLADRGPADAPVRQPATPSAGPEYLDVPRAPEPPSAPATPWGAQAAPPAQVSAGAAPAETVVPAPQPVGAAQAVVARVAQEAVQGAHAEQPAQIAATVAEPAGDQPATAGPGQAVPPQGAATEDEAAGVGAAPDAGQVAGAGSGQGEAVAGDPTGVAAAPDAGQVAVAGSGQGDAVAGGPAGAGVAPDGGQVAAPEAEAGAVAAPDAVPPSAAASVPVVEGAGQDGEPGQPAVAPEAPGPGATGDSAEGAEQVPAADAEQGVTPAPAPEAAPAPEAVPFPEAATEPEQAVAQVPEAVPAEAVAQAPEAVAAETVAQVPEAAAQGAVAQAPDVVSPDADTQTPDVATPAPDAAAADAVAESPAETGPQAVVQTPDGAGPEAAAQAPEATGPAAAAAAAAPAPAVAPDAAAPAAEPDAAAPAAEPEAAVPAAEPEAPVPAVSPETAAPAGPMPAPEAAAPQPDAVGGEAAPQTPEAPTPTDAEAASQDPEVTAPQPAMPTSEAPAPAPEPVGPEAVTQEAVAAPAEAPTSTEAPAPADAPAPTEAVAAPADAPATPDSPAETPAPAQAPEPPAPTRSPRHRRCPAPRRGAARPGGPHPERRRRPSPAGPETPADAAPASSEDVTVVLPAPTAEEHGAGPVQGPQQSRSAQPGAPEPPAPVATVPAPRDGDAELAQNADDLDTRAADQDDLADQDHHRGESAAAVAEARQSSGPAAPGYDPAEREAVLKVMRERRDIRNGFRSDPIPHEVLLRVLEAAHHAPSVGHSQPWDFVVIRSADTRRAMHELAMRQRDAYAKSLPKGRAKQFKELKIEAILDTPVNIVVTADPTRGGRHTLGRHTQPQMAPYSAALAVENLWLAARAEGLGVGWVSFFDEREMVRALGLPEHLEVIAYLCVGYVDEFPDEPELLQAGWSKRRPLSWVVHEETYGRRALPGEEPHDLLAETVAQIRPLDAKALGEAWERQKRMTKPAGALGMLEIISAQLSGLSRQCPPPIPEPAAVAIFAGDHGVHAQGVTPWPQEVTAQMVANFLGGGAVCNAFATQVGAEVCIVDVGVAADLPATPGLLPRKIRGGTSDMTTGPAMTREEAKQAIEVGIDTARDLVAAGNKALLTGEMGIGNTTASAALIAVFTGADPAEVTGRGTGINDETLARKTEVVRRALELHQPDPADPIGVLAAIGGFEHAAIVGLLLGGASLRTPVILDGVSAGAAALVARAIAPEVLAACIAGHRSAEPGHVAALNKLGLRPLVDLDLRLGEGTGALLALPLVQSTARAMHEVATFDSAGVTEK from the coding sequence ATGACCGACACCGGCCAGGTCCCGGGCGAGGGACTGCCGGAGAGCGCAGGCACGGTGGATCAGCCGGGCGCCCCCGCGCAGGGTGCGTACGCCTACCTCTCCGACAACACCGCCGAGGACGAAGACCTGCTGCTGTTGCCGGGCGCCCAGGGCGCCTGGGGCAACGAGGTCCCCCCGCCCGCGCCGGAACCGGTCGTCGAGGCCGTCCACGAGCCGGGCCCGCACGAGATCTCCGGCCGCGACAGCGGCTCGGTCGACCTCAGCGGGGTCCGCCTGCCCGACCCTCCGCCGATCCCGCCCATCACCCCGCGCCGGCCGCTGCACCTCGGCCCGCCGCTGCCCGACAGCTCCGCCAGCCCGGTCCGCTCCCTCGCCGACCGCGGCCCTGCGGACGCGCCCGTACGACAGCCCGCGACGCCGTCGGCCGGCCCCGAGTACCTCGACGTCCCGCGCGCCCCGGAACCGCCCTCGGCGCCGGCGACGCCCTGGGGCGCACAGGCCGCGCCCCCGGCCCAGGTGAGCGCCGGGGCAGCGCCTGCGGAAACGGTTGTTCCGGCACCCCAGCCGGTCGGCGCGGCGCAGGCCGTGGTGGCCCGGGTAGCGCAGGAGGCCGTGCAGGGGGCTCACGCCGAGCAGCCCGCGCAGATCGCGGCGACGGTGGCCGAACCCGCCGGCGACCAGCCGGCTACGGCAGGGCCGGGGCAGGCCGTTCCCCCGCAGGGGGCGGCGACCGAGGACGAGGCCGCCGGTGTGGGCGCCGCTCCGGATGCGGGCCAGGTGGCCGGGGCCGGGTCCGGGCAGGGCGAGGCGGTCGCGGGTGACCCTACCGGTGTGGCCGCCGCTCCGGATGCGGGCCAGGTGGCTGTGGCCGGGTCCGGGCAGGGTGATGCGGTCGCGGGTGGTCCCGCCGGGGCGGGTGTTGCCCCGGATGGGGGCCAGGTCGCTGCCCCTGAGGCCGAGGCCGGGGCCGTTGCCGCGCCGGACGCGGTGCCGCCGTCGGCCGCCGCGTCGGTTCCGGTCGTGGAGGGTGCCGGTCAGGACGGTGAGCCGGGACAGCCCGCCGTTGCCCCTGAGGCTCCCGGGCCCGGTGCCACCGGCGATTCCGCCGAAGGCGCCGAGCAGGTCCCGGCCGCCGACGCGGAGCAGGGCGTGACGCCCGCTCCAGCACCGGAGGCCGCACCGGCCCCGGAAGCGGTCCCGTTCCCCGAGGCTGCCACCGAGCCCGAGCAGGCTGTCGCCCAGGTGCCGGAGGCGGTGCCTGCTGAGGCCGTTGCCCAGGCGCCTGAGGCTGTGGCCGCTGAGACCGTCGCCCAGGTGCCGGAGGCTGCGGCTCAGGGCGCAGTCGCCCAGGCTCCTGACGTGGTGAGCCCTGACGCTGACACCCAGACACCTGACGTTGCCACTCCGGCACCTGACGCGGCGGCTGCTGACGCCGTCGCCGAGTCACCTGCCGAGACGGGTCCCCAGGCTGTCGTCCAGACGCCGGACGGGGCGGGCCCCGAGGCTGCCGCCCAGGCACCCGAAGCAACAGGCCCCGCAGCCGCAGCCGCAGCCGCTGCCCCGGCACCGGCCGTCGCCCCGGACGCTGCCGCGCCGGCCGCCGAGCCGGACGCTGCCGCACCGGCCGCCGAGCCGGAGGCCGCCGTACCAGCCGCCGAGCCGGAGGCCCCCGTACCGGCTGTCTCCCCGGAGACTGCCGCACCGGCCGGACCCATGCCCGCCCCCGAGGCCGCCGCGCCGCAGCCGGATGCCGTCGGCGGCGAGGCAGCCCCCCAAACCCCCGAAGCACCTACGCCAACTGATGCCGAGGCAGCCTCCCAGGACCCCGAGGTGACGGCTCCGCAGCCCGCCATGCCCACCTCCGAGGCGCCCGCCCCGGCACCCGAGCCCGTCGGCCCGGAAGCGGTCACCCAGGAAGCCGTCGCCGCACCCGCCGAGGCGCCGACGTCGACCGAGGCACCGGCGCCCGCTGATGCACCGGCGCCCACGGAGGCGGTCGCGGCCCCCGCCGACGCACCGGCAACCCCCGACTCCCCGGCCGAAACCCCCGCACCTGCTCAGGCCCCCGAGCCGCCCGCGCCCACCCGGTCGCCGAGGCACCGCCGATGCCCCGCCCCCCGCCGAGGCGCCGCCCGCCCCGGCGGCCCCCACCCCGAGCGCCGGCGCCGCCCCTCCCCGGCAGGTCCGGAAACACCGGCGGACGCCGCCCCGGCATCCTCCGAGGACGTCACCGTCGTACTCCCCGCCCCGACCGCGGAGGAGCACGGCGCCGGGCCGGTCCAGGGGCCGCAGCAGTCCAGGTCGGCACAGCCCGGGGCACCGGAACCCCCGGCGCCCGTCGCCACCGTCCCGGCACCCCGGGACGGTGACGCCGAACTCGCGCAGAACGCCGACGACCTGGACACCCGGGCCGCCGATCAGGACGACCTGGCGGACCAGGACCACCACCGAGGAGAGAGCGCGGCCGCAGTGGCAGAAGCACGACAGTCCTCCGGCCCCGCCGCCCCCGGCTACGACCCCGCCGAGCGCGAGGCCGTACTGAAGGTCATGCGCGAACGCCGCGACATCCGCAACGGTTTCCGCAGCGACCCCATCCCGCACGAGGTGCTGCTCCGCGTCCTGGAGGCCGCCCACCACGCGCCCTCCGTGGGCCACTCGCAGCCCTGGGACTTCGTCGTCATCCGTTCCGCCGACACGCGGCGCGCGATGCACGAACTGGCCATGCGCCAGCGCGACGCGTACGCGAAGTCCCTCCCCAAGGGCCGGGCCAAGCAGTTCAAGGAACTGAAGATCGAGGCCATCCTCGACACGCCGGTGAACATCGTCGTCACCGCCGACCCGACCCGCGGCGGCCGCCACACCCTCGGCCGCCACACCCAGCCCCAGATGGCCCCGTACTCGGCCGCCCTGGCGGTGGAGAACCTCTGGCTCGCCGCCCGCGCCGAAGGCCTCGGCGTCGGCTGGGTCAGCTTCTTCGACGAGCGCGAGATGGTCCGCGCGCTCGGCCTGCCCGAGCACCTCGAAGTCATCGCCTATCTGTGCGTCGGTTACGTCGACGAGTTCCCGGACGAGCCCGAGCTGCTGCAGGCGGGCTGGTCCAAGCGCCGCCCGCTGTCCTGGGTCGTGCACGAGGAGACGTACGGCCGCCGCGCCCTTCCCGGAGAGGAACCGCACGACCTGCTCGCCGAGACCGTGGCGCAGATCCGCCCGCTGGACGCCAAGGCGCTCGGCGAGGCGTGGGAGCGCCAGAAGCGCATGACCAAGCCGGCCGGAGCGCTCGGCATGCTGGAGATCATCTCCGCGCAGCTGTCGGGCCTGTCCCGCCAGTGCCCGCCGCCCATCCCCGAGCCCGCCGCCGTCGCGATCTTCGCCGGCGACCACGGTGTGCACGCGCAGGGGGTCACCCCCTGGCCGCAGGAGGTCACGGCCCAGATGGTGGCCAACTTCCTGGGCGGCGGCGCCGTCTGCAACGCCTTCGCCACCCAGGTCGGAGCCGAGGTCTGCATCGTCGACGTGGGCGTCGCCGCCGACCTCCCGGCCACCCCGGGTCTGCTGCCCCGCAAGATCCGGGGCGGCACGTCGGACATGACCACCGGCCCCGCGATGACCCGCGAGGAGGCCAAGCAGGCCATCGAGGTCGGCATCGACACCGCCCGCGACCTGGTCGCCGCCGGCAACAAGGCCCTGCTCACCGGTGAGATGGGCATCGGGAACACGACCGCGTCCGCCGCCCTGATCGCCGTCTTCACCGGAGCGGACCCGGCCGAGGTGACGGGCCGGGGCACCGGCATCAACGACGAGACCCTCGCCCGCAAGACCGAGGTCGTCCGCCGCGCCCTGGAACTCCACCAGCCGGACCCGGCCGACCCGATCGGCGTGCTCGCCGCGATCGGCGGCTTCGAACACGCCGCCATCGTCGGGCTCCTGCTCGGCGGCGCGTCCCTGCGCACGCCGGTGATCCTCGACGGCGTCAGCGCGGGCGCCGCCGCCCTGGTGGCCCGCGCGATCGCCCCGGAGGTCCTGGCCGCGTGCATCGCGGGCCACCGCAGCGCCGAGCCGGGCCACGTGGCGGCGCTCAACAAGCTGGGCCTGCGCCCCCTGGTCGACCTCGACCTCCGCCTGGGCGAGGGCACGGGCGCCCTGCTGGCCCTGCCGCTGGTCCAGAGCACGGCGAGGGCGATGCACGAGGTGGCGACGTTCGACTCGGCAGGGGTGACCGAGAAGTAG
- the cobA gene encoding uroporphyrinogen-III C-methyltransferase, protein MAEHPAYPVGLRLTGRRVVVLGGGQVAQRRLPALIAAGADIRLVSPEATPSVEAMADAGEITWEKRPYAEGDLADAWYALIATGDTEANTRASAEAERHRVWCVRSDDADQATAWTPATGHSEGVTIAVLTTDARGRDPRHTAAVRDAVVEGLRDGTLVAPHHRTRTPGVALVGGGPGDPDLITVRGRRLLAEADVVITDHLGPRDLLAELPSSVEVIDAAKLPYGRFMAQEAINEALIEYAKQGKSVVRLKGGDPFVYGRGMEEVQALSEAGIPCTVVPGISSSISVPGAAGIPVTHRGVAHEFTVVSGHIAPDDERSLVDWPSLAKLTGTLVILMGVATIGKVAETLIAHGKSPDTPVALVQEGTTAGQRRVDATLATVAETVRTEDVKPPAVIVIGEVVKVGPTATAPGE, encoded by the coding sequence ATGGCCGAACACCCCGCCTACCCCGTAGGCCTCCGCCTCACCGGCCGCCGCGTGGTCGTCCTCGGCGGCGGCCAGGTCGCCCAGCGCCGCCTCCCCGCGCTCATCGCGGCCGGCGCGGACATCCGTCTCGTGTCCCCCGAGGCCACCCCCTCCGTCGAGGCGATGGCGGACGCCGGCGAGATCACCTGGGAGAAGCGCCCGTACGCCGAAGGCGACCTCGCGGACGCCTGGTACGCCCTGATCGCCACCGGCGACACGGAGGCGAACACCCGGGCCTCGGCCGAGGCGGAGCGCCACCGCGTCTGGTGCGTCCGCTCCGACGACGCCGACCAGGCGACGGCCTGGACCCCGGCCACCGGCCACAGCGAGGGCGTCACGATCGCCGTCCTCACCACGGACGCGCGCGGCCGCGACCCCCGCCACACCGCCGCCGTCCGCGACGCGGTCGTCGAGGGCCTGCGCGACGGCACGCTCGTCGCCCCGCACCACCGCACGCGCACCCCCGGCGTCGCCCTGGTCGGCGGCGGCCCCGGCGACCCGGACCTGATCACCGTGCGCGGCCGCCGCCTGCTCGCCGAGGCCGACGTGGTCATCACCGACCACCTCGGCCCGCGCGACCTCCTCGCCGAACTCCCGTCGAGCGTCGAGGTGATCGACGCGGCGAAGCTGCCGTACGGCCGGTTCATGGCCCAGGAGGCCATCAACGAAGCCCTGATCGAGTACGCGAAGCAGGGCAAGTCGGTCGTCCGGCTCAAGGGCGGTGACCCCTTCGTCTACGGGCGCGGCATGGAGGAGGTCCAGGCGCTGTCCGAGGCCGGCATCCCGTGCACGGTCGTGCCCGGCATCTCCAGCTCCATCTCGGTCCCGGGCGCCGCCGGCATCCCGGTCACCCACCGGGGCGTCGCCCACGAGTTCACGGTGGTCAGCGGCCATATCGCCCCCGATGACGAGCGCTCCCTGGTCGACTGGCCGTCCCTTGCGAAGCTCACCGGCACGCTGGTGATCCTCATGGGGGTCGCCACGATCGGGAAGGTCGCCGAGACGCTCATCGCGCACGGCAAGTCCCCGGACACGCCCGTCGCCCTGGTCCAGGAAGGCACGACGGCCGGCCAGCGCCGCGTCGACGCGACCCTGGCGACGGTCGCCGAGACCGTGCGGACCGAGGACGTGAAGCCCCCGGCCGTCATCGTCATCGGCGAGGTCGTGAAGGTCGGCCCCACGGCCACCGCGCCCGGCGAGTGA
- a CDS encoding RNA methyltransferase encodes MADLITVEDPDDPRLRDYTGLTDVELRRKREPAEGLFIAEGEKVIRRAKEAGYEMRSMLLSAKWVDVMRDVIDELPAPVYAVSPELAEQVTGYHVHRGALASMQRKPLPTAADLLRGARRVVIMESVNDHTNIGAIFRSAAALGMDAVLLSPDCADPLYRRSVKVSMGAVFSVPYARLDTWPKGLESVREAGFTLLALTPDEKARSLDEAAPHTMDRVALMLGAEGDGLSTQALVAADEWVRIPMSHGVDSLNVGAAAAVAFYAVATGCPRT; translated from the coding sequence GTGGCCGATCTCATCACCGTCGAGGATCCCGACGACCCGCGTCTGCGCGACTACACCGGCCTGACCGACGTGGAGCTGCGCCGCAAGCGTGAACCCGCCGAGGGCCTGTTCATCGCCGAGGGCGAGAAGGTCATCAGGAGGGCCAAGGAAGCGGGCTACGAGATGCGGTCCATGCTGCTCTCGGCCAAGTGGGTCGACGTCATGCGCGACGTCATCGACGAACTCCCCGCCCCGGTCTACGCGGTCAGCCCGGAGCTCGCCGAGCAGGTCACCGGCTACCACGTGCACCGCGGGGCGCTCGCCTCCATGCAGCGCAAGCCCCTGCCCACGGCCGCCGACCTCCTCCGGGGCGCCCGCCGCGTCGTCATCATGGAGTCGGTCAACGACCACACCAACATCGGCGCGATCTTCCGCTCGGCCGCCGCCCTCGGCATGGACGCGGTCCTGCTCTCCCCGGACTGCGCCGACCCCCTCTACCGCCGCAGCGTGAAGGTCTCGATGGGCGCGGTCTTCTCCGTGCCGTACGCCCGCCTGGACACCTGGCCCAAGGGCCTGGAGTCGGTCCGCGAGGCGGGCTTCACGCTCCTCGCCCTCACCCCCGACGAGAAGGCCCGGTCCCTCGACGAGGCCGCCCCGCACACCATGGACCGGGTGGCCCTCATGCTCGGCGCCGAGGGCGACGGCCTGTCCACCCAGGCCCTGGTCGCCGCCGACGAATGGGTCCGCATCCCCATGTCCCACGGCGTCGACTCCCTCAACGTGGGCGCGGCGGCCGCCGTGGCCTTCTACGCCGTGGCCACCGGCTGCCCCCGGACCTAG